Sequence from the Clostridiales bacterium genome:
GCCTGAGGAATGATAATATATTGCATGTTCATCTTTTTATTCATACCGAGGGAATATGCAGCCTCTGTTTGCCCTATATCCACAGCCTGGATTCCTGCCCTGATAATTTCCGCGACATATGCCCCGCTGTTGAATCCCAGAGATATTACACCTGCTACTAATGGTGGTATTATAAAACCCAAAATCTGTGGAAAACCAAAGAAGATCAAATACACCTGAACCATCAGCGGGGTGCCCCTTACTATTTCAATATATGCCGTCCCTATAAAACGCAATATTTTAATATGAGACATCCTCATAAGAGCCGCAATGAGCCCGAGTATCACTCCTATTCCAACGGAAAGCAGCGTAAGTAAAAGAGTCATCTCTACGCCGCTTAAAAGCAGAGGAAAAAATTTCGATAAAACCGTAAAATCCAACTTATATTTTGTCATCAACTAACCTCCCCATACCATAAACATAAAAACAGGGCAGTATGACCTGCCCGATTGATCATTGCTTTAACAGCCCCCATTTATCAACAAGCTTATCGAACTTCCCGTTCGATTTTAAATCGCTCAATGTCTGATTTATTACATCCAGGAGAGCTTTATTGCCCTTTGCAACCGCAATACCCATTCCAGCTTCTCCTTGATTGAGCTCGGGTATTTTTACTACCTTTAAATCTCCCATTGTTTTTACATATTTTACTCCGACGGTATCATCAACAACGACCCCGTCTATCATTCCATTCTTTATCTCCATCATCAGCTGGTCGACTTTGTCCAGTTGCTGAAGCTTTATGCCTTTTATATTCTGCGCAGCTTTTGCCGATATGGTACCAAGCTGAGCGCCTATTTTTTTGCCGCTCATGTCCGATGCGCTATTTATGTTGTTCTTTTCGCTTACTACCAGTATCTGACCGCCTTTATAGTAAATATCCGAAAAATCGGCATTCTGTTTTCTCTCATCAGTGACAGACATACCTGCCGCTACAAAATCGAGCATACCTGTTGAGAGCGCACCGATAAGCCCGTCAAACTTCATATCCTTAATTTCCAGCTTGACTCCCAATTTATCGGCCACGGCTTTTGCAATATCCATGTCAAAACCAATTACGGTCTTGCCATCTTTTGGATCGATGCTTTCATATGGCGGAAATGTCGATTCGGTACCGACTATTATTTTCCCTGCCTGTTTAATTTTATCGACAGATGTAAGTTCCTTCTGGGCTCCTGCGCTTTTATTATCATCTACTTTTTTATTTGATGTAGCTTTTGGCCCGCATCCAGCAAGTGCTAACACAAGCGAAAATGTCAAAACGATTGCGACTAGTTTTTTTATCATTTTATATCCCCCCGATAGAATAATTATTTATTATATATGTATCATTATGCTATTGTCTGAATTAAAATGCAAGTACTTTATTAAAAATTTTTTCAGCTTGTTATATAAACTGTGATGTTATGAACAGTTATTCGCCAAATCCAAGTTCTGTAGGCTACTATGAAAGTATAATCAAAATTTAATGAATATTTATGTTATTGTATTCAAATATTTATACATATTTTTTGATATGAACATACCTCATGGCAAAAAATATGCCGGTATTTGAACAGTCACAAATATACTGTTCAAATACCGGCATGCCATTTTAACTTTTCAATTATTAATCTCAGTTTAACAAGCCTTCAAGCTGATTTAAAATATCGTCAAAAACATTTATGGTGCTGATCAGCGGCTCCGGTTTCGTCATATCTACTCCGGCTTTTTTCAATAAATTAATGGAATAATCCGAATCCCCGCTCTTTAAAAATTGCGTATATCTTTTTAATGCGTCCTCACCTTCGTCGATTATTCTTCGAGAAAGGCTTGTTGCCGCAGCATAGCCTGTGACATATTTATAAACATAGAAATCCCAGTAAAAATGCGGAATCCTTGCCCATTCCATATCTATTCCCTCATCTATGACAGCATTTTTTCCGTAATACTTGCTGTTCAAATCATGCCATACAGAGCACAGATAATCGGGCGTAAGAGTTCTGCCCCTTTCAGATTCTTCATGAATTAAAAACTCGAACTCGGCAAACATCGTCTGCCTGTAAACCGTCGTCCTTATCGTTTCCAGGTACTGGTTCATGATATATGCCTTTTTTGCCCTGTCTTTTGTCACTTTAAGAAGATAATTTATAAGCAGTGCCTCATTTGTAGTCGACGCGACCTCGGCGCAGAACAAGGTATAATTTGAATAAACGTACGGCTGGTTCTGCCTTGTAAGGTATGAATGTATCGAGTGCCCCATCTCATGGGCTATTGTAGAAACATCCGACAGGCTATTTTTATAATTTAGAAGCACATATGGATGCGTATCATATGAACCCCATGAATAAGCCCCGTTAGTCTTGCCTTGATTCTCAAATACATCTATCCACCTTGAATCGAAACCTTTTTTAAGAAGACCGATATATTCACTGCCAAGAGGGCTTAATCCCTCTTCAACTATTTTTAAACCCTCTTCATAAGGAATATTTATATTTACATTTTTTACAATCGGAGCATAAAGGTCAAACATATGTACTCTATCGATCTTAAGCACATTTCCCTTCAAATCCACATACCGGTGAAGAGGGGCCAAGTTGCTATTGACCGTATTTATAATGTTTTCATATACCGCTTTCGGGATATTATCGCCATCCAGCGCGGCATCGATAGACGATGGATACTTCTTTACATTCGAATAGAAAATATCCCGCTTTACAACGCCGTTAAGCGTGGCTGCAAACGTATTTCTATATTTTCCATAAGTACTGTACAGACCTTCAAACGCACTTTTCCTGACTTCACGGTTTTGCGATCTTATAAGCTGATAAAACCGCCCTTCTGAAAGCTCAACATCATTTCCGCTTTCATCTTTAACGGCAGGAAACCTTATGTCTGCGCTTGAAAGCATCCTGTAAATATTCTCGGCTGAATTTGAAAT
This genomic interval carries:
- a CDS encoding amino acid ABC transporter permease — protein: MDFTVLSKFFPLLLSGVEMTLLLTLLSVGIGVILGLIAALMRMSHIKILRFIGTAYIEIVRGTPLMVQVYLIFFGFPQILGFIIPPLVAGVISLGFNSGAYVAEIIRAGIQAVDIGQTEAAYSLGMNKKMNMQYIIIPQAVKNILPALVNEFITLIKESSVVSVIGLTELTRDYSLISSVTFRSFEPLLTIGVIYFIMTFTLSKFMGRFERRLRRSDIR
- a CDS encoding transporter substrate-binding domain-containing protein; translated protein: MIKKLVAIVLTFSLVLALAGCGPKATSNKKVDDNKSAGAQKELTSVDKIKQAGKIIVGTESTFPPYESIDPKDGKTVIGFDMDIAKAVADKLGVKLEIKDMKFDGLIGALSTGMLDFVAAGMSVTDERKQNADFSDIYYKGGQILVVSEKNNINSASDMSGKKIGAQLGTISAKAAQNIKGIKLQQLDKVDQLMMEIKNGMIDGVVVDDTVGVKYVKTMGDLKVVKIPELNQGEAGMGIAVAKGNKALLDVINQTLSDLKSNGKFDKLVDKWGLLKQ
- the pepF gene encoding oligoendopeptidase F, yielding MDNKDTRLKSRKDIPEKYRWKLEDIYKDDDLWEKDYEKAKAMIKNVEGYRTRLKESPQILLNCLKLRDDALRFIDKIYVYAHMRRDEDNSNTFYQGIAGKAEGLNTYADTEFSFIVPEILSIPAETIESFLNENKGLKLYKHYLDEILRIKEHVLPPEQEKIVSSAGDISNSAENIYRMLSSADIRFPAVKDESGNDVELSEGRFYQLIRSQNREVRKSAFEGLYSTYGKYRNTFAATLNGVVKRDIFYSNVKKYPSSIDAALDGDNIPKAVYENIINTVNSNLAPLHRYVDLKGNVLKIDRVHMFDLYAPIVKNVNINIPYEEGLKIVEEGLSPLGSEYIGLLKKGFDSRWIDVFENQGKTNGAYSWGSYDTHPYVLLNYKNSLSDVSTIAHEMGHSIHSYLTRQNQPYVYSNYTLFCAEVASTTNEALLINYLLKVTKDRAKKAYIMNQYLETIRTTVYRQTMFAEFEFLIHEESERGRTLTPDYLCSVWHDLNSKYYGKNAVIDEGIDMEWARIPHFYWDFYVYKYVTGYAAATSLSRRIIDEGEDALKRYTQFLKSGDSDYSINLLKKAGVDMTKPEPLISTINVFDDILNQLEGLLN